The Vicia villosa cultivar HV-30 ecotype Madison, WI linkage group LG1, Vvil1.0, whole genome shotgun sequence genome includes a region encoding these proteins:
- the LOC131604258 gene encoding uncharacterized protein LOC131604258 isoform X2 → MLAIRVPYPFQWGAPTFDAGEAFAMMMASFVALVECLLELSLPYIGMQVQHHYRLLFLVEVSVGRELAFCYQDCLEQLPDRPCLCKNEIILFVLFTKSKQTLVEMKVIYFVFYTEKMQVF, encoded by the exons ATGCTGGC GATCAGAGTTCCATACCCCTTTCAATGGGGAGCACCTACATTTGATGCAGGCGAAGCGTTTGCCATGATGATGGCATCTTTTGTTGCTCTTGTAGAG TGTCTACTGGAGCTTTCATTGCCGTATATAGGCATGCAAGTGCAACACCATTACCGCCTTCTATTCTTAGTCGAGGTATCGGTTGGCAG GGAGTTGGCATTTTGTTATCAGGATTGTTTGGAACAATTACCGGATCGTCCGTGTCTGTGTAAGAATGAAATTATTCTGTTTGTATTATTTACTAAGAGCAAGCAAACACTAGTAGAAATGAAAgtgatttattttgttttctatacAGAGAAAATGCAAGTCTTTTAA